TTTATGCCGGTAGCGGTCAATTTATTATTTGTGGTTTGTTGGCAATTCACGCACCAATTTCAACAATCATTTTAACAGTTTTTTTAGTTAATTCCCGTCATTTTTTGATGAGCTTATCTGTAACTAGCTATTTTAAACCAAATTCAATTTTAAATAATATAGGTATTGGATCACTTTTAACAGATGAATCTTATGGTGTTTTAGTAACTGCTCTACAAGAAAAAAGACCATTAACTGTAAAATGGATGCACGGACTAAATGTTGCTGCCTATTTTACATGGGTTTTAGCCAACGTATGTGGGGGACTTTTAGGTCAATTTATTCCTGACCCTAATCGATTTGGCCTAGATTTTGCATTAACAGCGATGTTTTTAGGATTGTGTCTTTTTCAAATTGAATTGCCATTGAAAAAACGAACGCAGCAAACATTGCAAGTGGTGACTAGTGTGGTTATCGCTTTAATATTATTTATGCGTTTTACTTCGGCAGAAATTGCGGTAATTGCGGCAACTTTAATTGGATGTTTAATAGGGACGGTGACGCATGATGCTTAGCTGGAATATCCTGATTTTAATTTTAGGCTGTAGTATTGTCACTTGGATTCCAAGAGTTTTACCTTTTGCGTTTGCGCAAAAACTGAAATTCCCTCCTAAAGTGGAAATTTTCTTATCTTATTTGCCCCTGTGTATTTTATTTGCTCTTTTAATACAAAGTTTGTTGAATTTCAAGGTAGGCAATTGGCCAAGCATTAAAGGACCAGAAGTACTTGCCAGTATCCCTGCTTTAATGGTAGGTTACTATACGAAGGACTTAATGAAAATTGTGATTGTCGGTATTGTAGCAATTGCTGTAATCCGGCTAGTCATCTAGTTAGGCGCATGTGCGCA
The genomic region above belongs to Enterococcus saigonensis and contains:
- a CDS encoding AzlC family ABC transporter permease; this translates as MEEVQRYDSFSDGVKACVPTMLGYMGIGFAAGVVEKGVGLSLLEILLLSLFVYAGSGQFIICGLLAIHAPISTIILTVFLVNSRHFLMSLSVTSYFKPNSILNNIGIGSLLTDESYGVLVTALQEKRPLTVKWMHGLNVAAYFTWVLANVCGGLLGQFIPDPNRFGLDFALTAMFLGLCLFQIELPLKKRTQQTLQVVTSVVIALILFMRFTSAEIAVIAATLIGCLIGTVTHDA
- a CDS encoding AzlD domain-containing protein, with translation MLSWNILILILGCSIVTWIPRVLPFAFAQKLKFPPKVEIFLSYLPLCILFALLIQSLLNFKVGNWPSIKGPEVLASIPALMVGYYTKDLMKIVIVGIVAIAVIRLVI